The bacterium DNA window GGTCGATGAATCCGTATTTCCCTCCGTTTAGGGTTCCGAATTCACCTTCGAGTTTGCCTCCTCGATTGAAAACAGCCCATCCGTTTTTGAAAGACGATATACTTTCGTATGTAGGTTTAACGACCCATTGCAGGTTTTTATCGATGACGCCGACCTTTTTCTTGTTCCGAACGACCAGGCGTTCTTCTTTAAATTTTGCATCCGAAGAGAGATCAATGTAAAATTCGTTTTGAAGGGGTAGCTTGATATTACCGAGGGAATCGATAAATCCCAGCCTGTTCTTTTCATCGATCACGGCGATCCAACCATTGCCTATGTCGTCAGCCATAACGAATTGAGGCTTTAAAAGGATCCGGCCTTCCCTGTTTCTGAAACCGATCTTTTCGTTCTCTTCGTATTGAATCAGATTTCTATTATAATAACGGCAACTCACGCTTTTCAAAACGAATTCACCGGCATGATCGACAATGCCCTTGTCATAGCCGAACTCGGCGTAAAACAAACCGTCGCCGCATTCGCCGAGATAGTCGAATTCTTTTTCTGTTGTGAAATTTCCGCTTTTGTCGATGATGCGCCAGCGGTTGTAATTAACGATCACAAGGGCATAACCCGAATGAAAATCATACGCACTGCCAAAGCGGGGTTTGATCACGAATTCCCCTTGCGTATCGATATAGCCCCAGCCGCCGTCGGCATCAACGGCGATGAACCCTTCTGAGGGATAACTCATTTCCATGAATACAGGCTCGATTACGATGATTCCGCTGGAATCAACCAATCCGTATTTTCCGTTCTTTTCAATTTTAGCGTATCCGTTATTAAAACCATATACCGTTTCAAATGCCGGTTCGATCAGCCATAACCCGTTATGATCAATCAGTCCCCACAATTCGTCTTTTTTTACCCATGCGACTCTTCCGTGAAATTCCGGTGGCTGATCAAATTGCGGGTCGAAGAGCGGTTCGCCGTACGAATTCAATAACCCGTATTTGCCGTTCGTTTCTGTTATGATAAATCCGTTCTCTGGCGAATATGCATGATCC harbors:
- a CDS encoding WG repeat-containing protein translates to MTYRLFIFLFFIGIHVDAQETLYPIQENGKWGFINKEGVLIIRPQFAWDHAYSPENGFIITETNGKYGLLNSYGEPLFDPQFDQPPEFHGRVAWVKKDELWGLIDHNGLWLIEPAFETVYGFNNGYAKIEKNGKYGLVDSSGIIVIEPVFMEMSYPSEGFIAVDADGGWGYIDTQGEFVIKPRFGSAYDFHSGYALVIVNYNRWRIIDKSGNFTTEKEFDYLGECGDGLFYAEFGYDKGIVDHAGEFVLKSVSCRYYNRNLIQYEENEKIGFRNREGRILLKPQFVMADDIGNGWIAVIDEKNRLGFIDSLGNIKLPLQNEFYIDLSSDAKFKEERLVVRNKKKVGVIDKNLQWVVKPTYESISSFKNGWAVFNRGGKLEGEFGTLNGGKYGFIDRNGHTITEPVFEQVFHLGKELAQVQIGSFKAYVDRQGKIVWKQR